One region of Collinsella aerofaciens ATCC 25986 genomic DNA includes:
- a CDS encoding MalY/PatB family protein: MKYDFSSLIDRHGMDSIAVDSWGEIPGMAPNAPDEGFDRIPMWVADMNFATVPTVREHIIQRAQHPMFGYFNPRPEYFDRIIEWQSRRNGVECLRPEHIGYENGVLGGVVSTLRAYVQPGDAVLVHSPTYIGFTKSIEAAGYRIVHSPLKLDDQGVWRMDFEDMEHKLTQNHIHAAVFCSPHNPCGRVWERDEIERAMDIYRQHDCVVISDEIWSDIILPGHKHIPTQSVSEDARMRTVALYAPSKTFNLAGLVGSYHIIYNETLRDRVCAVSNKTHYNEMNVLSMHALIGAYQPQGYEWVDELNQVLAGNIEYFCTYAEKQWKGVAFSRPQGTYMVFLDCTEWCREHGRDIQWLLDEGARVGVGYQDGRPFHGPCHIRVNLALPLSRVKEACDRLDRYVFNAR; encoded by the coding sequence ATGAAATACGACTTTAGCTCGCTTATCGACCGCCACGGCATGGACTCCATCGCCGTTGACTCTTGGGGCGAGATCCCCGGTATGGCTCCGAACGCACCCGACGAGGGCTTCGACCGCATTCCCATGTGGGTGGCCGATATGAACTTTGCCACGGTGCCCACGGTCCGGGAACACATCATTCAGCGCGCCCAGCACCCCATGTTTGGCTATTTCAATCCGCGCCCCGAGTACTTTGACCGCATCATCGAATGGCAGAGCCGCCGCAATGGCGTCGAGTGCCTGCGCCCTGAACATATCGGCTACGAAAACGGCGTGCTGGGCGGTGTCGTGTCGACACTGCGCGCGTATGTCCAGCCGGGCGATGCGGTGCTGGTCCACAGCCCCACCTACATCGGCTTTACCAAGTCCATCGAAGCCGCGGGCTATCGTATTGTCCACAGCCCGCTTAAGCTCGATGACCAGGGCGTGTGGCGCATGGACTTTGAGGACATGGAGCACAAGCTCACCCAAAATCACATCCATGCCGCGGTGTTCTGCTCGCCGCACAACCCCTGCGGCCGCGTATGGGAGCGCGATGAAATCGAACGCGCCATGGATATCTATCGCCAGCACGATTGCGTGGTGATCTCGGATGAGATTTGGTCCGATATCATCCTGCCAGGACACAAGCATATCCCGACGCAGTCGGTGAGCGAGGATGCCCGCATGCGCACGGTTGCCCTCTATGCGCCGAGCAAGACGTTCAACCTGGCGGGCTTGGTTGGCAGCTACCACATCATCTATAACGAGACGCTGCGCGACCGCGTGTGCGCAGTGTCCAACAAGACTCACTACAATGAAATGAATGTCCTCTCCATGCATGCGCTTATCGGTGCCTACCAGCCGCAAGGCTACGAGTGGGTGGACGAACTCAACCAGGTGCTTGCCGGCAATATCGAGTACTTCTGCACGTATGCAGAAAAACAATGGAAGGGCGTCGCATTTTCACGTCCGCAGGGCACGTACATGGTGTTTCTGGACTGCACGGAGTGGTGTCGCGAGCATGGCCGCGATATTCAGTGGCTGCTCGACGAGGGGGCGCGCGTGGGCGTGGGATATCAGGACGGCCGCCCGTTCCACGGGCCCTGCCACATTCGCGTGAATCTGGCGCTGCCGCTTTCGCGCGTAAAGGAAGCGTGCGACCGCCTGGACCGCTACGTTTTTAATGCACGGTAA
- a CDS encoding substrate-binding periplasmic protein: MKRSRRSVAISLFAALAVACAFVVAIAGCSGSNDRASTSALEGLDASQAKDDNLKTLNVGSDLYPPFVYTDEYGDIVGLDVEILTEALARIGYKPKYQLIDWEKKKELLASGELDCVMGSFSMTGRENEYRWAGPYLASRQVVAVDPQSDIYTLADLEDKVVAVQSTTKPEGILLNRTNENVPQIKELYSFSDRSNLNPALVEGLVDAIAAHESSLLTYEKDYGVTYRILDEPLLEVGLGTAFDLSDTRSIDAKLTHAYQEMLADGTMERLVSKYFDDPSPFLNMEGLS, from the coding sequence ATGAAAAGGTCCCGTCGCTCGGTTGCCATTTCGTTGTTTGCCGCGCTTGCGGTAGCGTGTGCCTTTGTCGTAGCGATAGCCGGCTGTTCCGGGTCGAATGACAGGGCCTCGACGTCTGCATTAGAAGGTCTGGACGCCTCGCAGGCCAAAGACGACAACCTTAAGACGCTCAACGTCGGCAGCGACCTCTATCCACCGTTTGTGTATACCGACGAGTACGGTGATATCGTTGGCCTGGATGTCGAGATACTAACCGAGGCTTTGGCCCGCATTGGTTACAAGCCAAAGTACCAGCTGATCGATTGGGAAAAGAAGAAAGAGCTGCTGGCGAGCGGCGAGCTCGATTGTGTCATGGGCAGCTTTAGCATGACGGGTCGCGAAAACGAGTATCGTTGGGCCGGCCCGTACCTTGCGAGCCGCCAGGTGGTCGCGGTCGATCCCCAGAGCGATATCTACACGCTTGCCGATCTTGAGGATAAGGTCGTGGCGGTCCAGTCCACCACAAAGCCCGAGGGCATTTTGCTCAATCGTACAAATGAAAACGTTCCGCAGATCAAGGAACTCTACAGCTTTTCGGACCGCTCAAACCTGAACCCGGCGCTCGTCGAGGGCCTGGTCGACGCCATCGCCGCGCATGAGTCCTCGCTGCTCACCTACGAAAAAGACTATGGTGTGACGTATCGCATTTTGGATGAGCCACTGCTAGAGGTCGGTTTGGGTACCGCTTTCGATCTAAGCGATACGCGCAGCATCGACGCTAAGCTCACCCATGCCTACCAGGAAATGCTAGCCGACGGCACCATGGAACGCCTGGTGTCAAAGTACTTTGATGACCCTTCGCCATTTTTGAATATGGAGGGCCTGTCATGA
- a CDS encoding hybrid sensor histidine kinase/response regulator, whose translation MERDGSVDNAMLEQYADQFNVSALIVTDASGNLVSESSTGDVGYGSLATYLKEAPVLEVATHPLKSYTARITLADDSVADIGCVTRQDGEGIVIAVRHQSAKAVASNTLKLQSLLDGYETIDSGNIVIESDGKVVATNAVEPTVLGVFDLPATDVFIVDGIKDRCLAGKVRLVNADGEWYLGTFGKAHKFYVYTYASARRYFEVVAAVAAGVLALYSGVIAVVVTVRRRADRRRLTDLLQQERDYGDKLAKAAREASSANSAKTEFLRRMSHDLRTPINGIRGMVEVGDANADDLQKQTECRSKIWTASGLLLDLANEALDMSRLESGQVDLNLVPINLVALNCEVRDILERQAEERLVTIICDQQTLNHPYARVSVTHLKRLLLNIAGNAVKYNRQGGYVRLACREVEPADGVPVYEYTIADNGIGMSEEFQQHLYEPFCREEQQVEGASSGTGLGAPIAKQLVELMGGTMSFTSVLGRGTTFTIRLPFEKCKRSEIPQTVRADGGDGDALQGLRVLLVEDNDLNAEIAQFTLSRAGAVVTHAKDGESAVEAFAASAPHEYDVVLMDIMMPGIDGLEATRQIRALDREDAATTPIIAVSANAFADDRKLSREAGMNAHLSKPVSSQELVEALAHIAADAS comes from the coding sequence ATGGAGCGCGACGGTTCGGTGGATAACGCCATGCTGGAGCAATACGCCGACCAGTTCAACGTGAGCGCGCTGATTGTGACGGATGCATCGGGCAATTTGGTGTCCGAGTCCTCGACGGGCGATGTGGGCTACGGGTCGCTCGCTACGTATCTCAAGGAAGCGCCCGTGCTGGAGGTGGCAACTCATCCGCTTAAGTCCTATACCGCCCGCATCACGCTTGCGGATGATTCGGTCGCAGACATTGGCTGCGTGACTCGGCAGGATGGCGAGGGTATCGTTATCGCGGTAAGGCATCAGAGCGCGAAGGCGGTTGCAAGCAATACACTCAAACTGCAGAGCTTGCTTGATGGCTATGAAACCATCGATAGCGGCAATATCGTGATCGAAAGCGACGGCAAGGTCGTTGCGACCAATGCCGTTGAACCCACCGTATTGGGCGTATTCGATCTGCCTGCGACGGACGTCTTCATTGTCGACGGTATTAAGGATCGATGCCTGGCTGGTAAGGTCAGATTGGTTAACGCCGACGGCGAGTGGTATTTGGGCACATTTGGAAAAGCGCACAAATTCTATGTGTACACCTATGCCTCGGCGCGGCGTTACTTTGAGGTTGTAGCGGCTGTTGCTGCCGGCGTGCTGGCGCTCTACAGCGGTGTTATAGCCGTTGTTGTGACGGTGCGTCGCCGCGCTGATCGCCGACGTTTGACGGACTTGCTGCAGCAGGAGCGCGACTATGGCGACAAGCTGGCAAAGGCGGCGCGTGAGGCCTCGTCTGCCAACTCGGCAAAGACGGAGTTTCTGCGTCGCATGAGCCACGATCTGCGCACGCCCATCAACGGCATTCGCGGCATGGTCGAGGTTGGCGACGCCAATGCGGACGATCTGCAAAAGCAGACTGAGTGCCGCTCGAAAATCTGGACGGCATCGGGACTGCTGCTCGACCTTGCCAACGAGGCACTCGATATGAGTCGCCTGGAGAGCGGACAGGTCGACCTGAACCTCGTGCCCATAAATTTGGTGGCCCTCAACTGTGAAGTGCGCGATATTCTGGAGCGCCAGGCCGAGGAGCGTCTGGTGACAATTATCTGCGACCAGCAGACGCTTAATCATCCCTATGCGCGGGTGAGCGTGACGCACCTCAAGCGCTTGTTGCTCAATATTGCCGGCAATGCCGTCAAGTACAACCGCCAGGGCGGCTATGTTCGCCTGGCGTGCCGCGAGGTGGAGCCAGCGGATGGTGTTCCCGTCTATGAATACACGATCGCCGACAACGGTATTGGCATGAGCGAGGAGTTCCAACAGCACCTCTACGAGCCGTTTTGCCGCGAGGAGCAGCAGGTGGAAGGCGCTTCATCGGGAACTGGCCTGGGCGCGCCTATCGCAAAACAGTTGGTCGAGCTTATGGGCGGAACCATGAGCTTTACGAGCGTTTTGGGGCGGGGGACGACGTTTACCATCCGTCTGCCGTTCGAGAAATGCAAACGCTCCGAGATTCCTCAGACAGTTCGCGCGGATGGGGGCGATGGCGATGCGCTCCAGGGCTTGCGCGTTTTGCTCGTAGAGGATAACGATCTGAATGCCGAGATCGCGCAGTTTACGCTCAGCCGTGCCGGTGCCGTCGTGACGCATGCTAAGGATGGCGAGTCTGCCGTTGAGGCGTTTGCCGCGAGCGCACCGCACGAGTACGACGTGGTGTTGATGGACATCATGATGCCTGGCATCGATGGCCTTGAGGCCACGCGTCAGATTCGAGCGCTCGATCGCGAGGATGCCGCGACCACGCCGATTATCGCCGTGAGTGCCAACGCCTTTGCCGACGACCGCAAGCTTTCGCGCGAGGCGGGCATGAACGCGCACCTGAGCAAGCCTGTGAGCTCGCAAGAGCTCGTCGAGGCACTAGCGCACATTGCCGCCGACGCTTCATAA
- a CDS encoding pyridoxamine 5'-phosphate oxidase family protein, producing the protein MFRPLRRKKRAITDEEARKLLATCKRGVFAVNGDDGYPYAIPVNYFFDAEHDKIYFHGAKAGHKVDALKRDDKVCFTVYGNEWYKDGDWAPYVMSTVVFGRCRLANDTPAFIEDKVRQLALKYYPSAEEVEEEIAKDIKGVQLYEISIEHLCGKQIQEK; encoded by the coding sequence ATGTTTAGGCCCTTACGTCGAAAGAAACGCGCCATCACCGACGAGGAAGCGCGCAAACTGCTCGCCACCTGCAAGCGCGGCGTCTTTGCCGTCAACGGCGACGATGGCTACCCGTACGCCATTCCCGTCAACTACTTCTTTGACGCCGAGCACGACAAGATTTATTTCCATGGCGCCAAGGCTGGCCACAAGGTCGACGCACTCAAGCGCGATGACAAGGTCTGCTTTACCGTTTACGGCAACGAGTGGTACAAGGACGGTGACTGGGCTCCCTACGTTATGAGCACCGTCGTCTTTGGCCGTTGTCGCCTGGCGAATGACACCCCCGCGTTTATCGAGGACAAAGTCCGCCAGCTCGCCCTTAAGTACTACCCTTCCGCCGAGGAAGTCGAAGAGGAAATCGCCAAGGACATTAAGGGCGTCCAGCTTTACGAGATTTCGATTGAGCATCTTTGCGGTAAGCAGATTCAGGAAAAGTAA
- a CDS encoding response regulator, giving the protein MRAATVLRSVICRTLAAALTALAVLSAVAPAPAFAADSDQQVKTVRVGWLVNNEGFQDGTPGERLSGWGYEYLQTLSYYTPGWRYEYVSGTFTELMDMLEAGEIDLMPNISYSEERAQKLLFSSNPEGTERYFIYAKPDRDDLAKGDPRALQGLTIGCNPDVMQTFVGQQWLANEGITCTYKEIDTGGALFDALANNEVDAIIMNDTTSSPSASPMFYIGSSDYFFAVPKSRPDLMDDINAAMSAIARVNPRYIDEVKSNYSAQNSGSSSLNGPERSWLKTNDNTITLGYITGRLPYCNEDENGEMEGSLASLATTLHDKFGITVKTVAFDSYKMMSKALSKGSIDVVLPVYRDYWFAEQSGVVQSVSLGTISLTAIHTGSDLNKDLQNIACTKSSFVNKNALESLFPTATVTEYQSDDEAFDALRKGTAHCIVAPSSRIKTIGDRHDLKDYETVELPDTCELSCWISRGKPELLGIINKGIINAGESLSASNYSSTSYTTQESDTLQFLFRNRTAIAATLIGMLSVGIVLLIWALVRARTERKKADAANAAKTAFLTRMSHDIRTPLNGILGLIEIEELKEGDIQVARESRAKARVAANHLLSLINDILEMGKIEDRKLTLEHTPFNLKELCDDTLVLCKLRASSNGITMQDNSLPYATGPYMIGSPTHIRQIMINLLDNSIKYNKHGGSVTFSSKTKPLDNGRALFCFSVSDTGIGMTPTFLKHIYEPFAQEGDDARSKFQGTGMGMPIVKSLIELMGGTIEVTSELHVGTSFYVEIPLDIDENPQARANTVESAPDCSLADMNVLLAEDNELNAEIAQTLLESEGVVVTRAANGNEVVDLYLSHPAGSFDAILMDIMMPGMDGYEATRTIRLSEKVDAADIPIIALTANAFAEDAKAAHDAGMNAHLSKPLDFNKLKNILARIKKNGSVSL; this is encoded by the coding sequence GTGAGAGCTGCCACTGTCCTTCGTTCAGTTATATGTCGCACCCTGGCCGCCGCGCTTACCGCGCTCGCCGTACTGAGCGCCGTCGCGCCCGCCCCTGCCTTTGCCGCCGACTCCGATCAGCAGGTCAAAACGGTCCGCGTCGGCTGGCTCGTCAACAACGAGGGCTTCCAGGACGGCACCCCCGGCGAGCGTCTCTCGGGATGGGGTTACGAGTACCTCCAGACCCTGTCGTACTACACGCCCGGCTGGCGGTACGAATACGTCTCCGGCACCTTCACCGAGCTTATGGACATGCTCGAGGCAGGCGAAATCGACCTTATGCCAAACATCTCCTACTCCGAGGAACGCGCCCAAAAGCTGCTCTTTTCCTCGAACCCCGAGGGCACCGAGCGCTACTTCATCTACGCCAAGCCCGATCGCGACGATCTGGCCAAGGGTGACCCCCGAGCGCTCCAAGGCCTTACCATCGGCTGCAACCCCGACGTTATGCAAACCTTCGTTGGCCAGCAGTGGCTCGCCAACGAAGGCATTACCTGCACCTATAAAGAAATCGACACTGGCGGTGCCCTCTTTGACGCGCTCGCAAACAACGAGGTCGATGCCATCATCATGAACGACACGACCTCGTCGCCCAGCGCCTCCCCCATGTTCTACATTGGTTCGAGCGACTACTTTTTTGCCGTCCCCAAAAGCCGCCCCGACCTGATGGACGACATCAATGCCGCCATGTCGGCAATCGCCCGCGTCAACCCACGCTATATCGACGAAGTCAAATCTAACTACTCGGCCCAAAACAGCGGTTCATCATCGCTCAACGGCCCCGAACGTTCCTGGCTCAAAACAAATGACAACACCATCACGCTCGGCTACATTACGGGCAGACTCCCCTACTGCAACGAAGACGAAAACGGCGAAATGGAAGGCTCGCTCGCATCGCTTGCGACGACGTTGCACGATAAATTTGGCATTACGGTCAAAACCGTCGCCTTTGATAGCTACAAGATGATGTCAAAGGCCCTGTCAAAGGGAAGCATAGACGTTGTGCTGCCGGTATACCGAGATTACTGGTTTGCCGAGCAATCAGGCGTTGTGCAGTCGGTATCGTTGGGGACCATATCCCTCACCGCCATCCACACCGGCAGCGACCTGAACAAAGACCTTCAGAACATCGCCTGTACCAAATCATCGTTTGTCAACAAAAATGCACTTGAAAGCCTGTTCCCCACAGCGACCGTGACCGAATACCAATCCGACGATGAAGCGTTCGACGCCCTCAGAAAGGGAACGGCGCACTGCATCGTCGCTCCCAGCTCACGCATAAAAACCATCGGCGACCGTCATGATCTCAAGGACTACGAGACGGTCGAGCTCCCTGACACCTGTGAGCTCTCGTGCTGGATTTCGCGCGGAAAGCCCGAGCTGCTGGGAATCATCAACAAGGGCATCATCAATGCCGGAGAATCGCTCTCCGCAAGCAATTACTCATCCACGTCGTACACGACCCAGGAATCAGACACGCTTCAATTCCTTTTTCGCAACCGCACCGCCATTGCCGCTACCCTCATCGGTATGTTGTCGGTCGGCATCGTCCTGCTCATCTGGGCACTCGTGCGCGCTCGAACCGAGCGCAAAAAAGCCGATGCTGCCAACGCCGCTAAGACGGCATTCCTCACGCGTATGAGCCACGACATCCGTACGCCGCTCAACGGTATCCTGGGCCTTATCGAGATCGAGGAATTGAAGGAAGGCGATATCCAGGTCGCCCGCGAGAGCCGTGCCAAGGCGCGCGTTGCCGCCAATCACCTGCTCTCGCTGATCAACGACATCCTCGAGATGGGCAAAATCGAAGACCGCAAGCTAACACTGGAGCATACGCCTTTTAACCTCAAAGAGCTCTGTGACGATACACTGGTGCTGTGCAAGCTCCGCGCGTCCAGTAACGGCATCACCATGCAGGACAATAGTCTGCCGTACGCCACGGGGCCATACATGATCGGCAGTCCCACCCATATCCGACAGATCATGATCAACCTGTTAGACAACAGCATTAAGTACAACAAGCACGGCGGCTCCGTCACCTTTAGTTCAAAGACCAAGCCACTCGATAACGGGCGCGCTCTCTTTTGCTTTAGCGTTTCGGATACCGGCATTGGCATGACTCCCACGTTTTTAAAGCATATCTATGAGCCGTTTGCCCAAGAAGGTGACGATGCGCGCAGCAAGTTCCAAGGAACCGGCATGGGCATGCCAATCGTCAAGTCGCTTATTGAACTGATGGGCGGCACCATCGAAGTCACCAGTGAGCTCCATGTGGGCACCTCGTTCTACGTGGAGATTCCGCTCGATATCGACGAGAATCCCCAGGCGCGGGCGAATACGGTTGAGAGTGCGCCCGACTGCTCGCTCGCCGACATGAACGTGCTGCTCGCCGAAGACAACGAATTGAATGCCGAAATTGCCCAGACGCTGCTAGAATCCGAGGGCGTCGTGGTCACCCGCGCCGCCAACGGCAACGAGGTCGTCGATCTGTACCTGTCGCATCCCGCCGGCAGCTTCGATGCGATCCTGATGGACATTATGATGCCGGGCATGGATGGCTATGAGGCAACCCGCACGATTCGTCTGAGCGAGAAGGTCGATGCAGCCGATATCCCCATCATCGCGCTCACCGCCAATGCCTTTGCCGAGGACGCCAAGGCGGCACACGATGCCGGCATGAACGCCCATCTGTCCAAACCGCTCGACTTTAACAAGCTCAAAAACATACTCGCCCGCATCAAGAAAAACGGATCCGTTTCGCTATAG
- a CDS encoding potassium channel family protein: MKKLRTLADVLRQAGFVRITELFLVFYLLCSTAVWLSEPTTLTFGDGLWFSFETVSTIGFGDIPAETPVARAITVILSVISIFYIAMLTGVAVNYCNTLIKMRQKDTMARFMDDLEHLEELDRDELADLSRRVREYRRRQR; the protein is encoded by the coding sequence ATGAAAAAGCTCAGGACGCTTGCCGACGTGTTGCGCCAGGCGGGCTTTGTGCGCATTACGGAGCTGTTCCTCGTCTTCTATCTGCTGTGCTCGACGGCCGTCTGGCTGTCCGAGCCCACGACCCTCACGTTTGGCGATGGCCTGTGGTTTAGCTTTGAGACGGTCTCGACCATCGGCTTTGGTGACATTCCGGCCGAGACACCGGTTGCCCGCGCCATTACCGTCATTCTGAGCGTTATCAGCATCTTCTACATCGCCATGCTCACGGGTGTGGCGGTGAACTACTGCAATACGCTTATCAAGATGCGTCAAAAGGACACCATGGCGCGCTTTATGGATGATCTGGAGCATTTGGAAGAGCTCGATCGCGACGAGCTTGCCGATCTTTCGCGTCGCGTGCGCGAGTATCGTCGACGCCAGCGCTAA
- a CDS encoding TIGR00730 family Rossman fold protein — MNITVYLGANTGNDPAFLPAVQELGNWIGANGHALVYGGSKSGLMGALADSVLEADGHVTGVEPSFFIEAEFQHDGIDDLIVTSDMAERKAKMIELGDAFIAFPGGTGTLEEIAEVMSAVSLGHLSAPCILYNLDGYYNDLKALLEHMIDKGLSSPRRQQGIYFAEDLREIASIING, encoded by the coding sequence ATGAACATCACCGTGTACCTGGGTGCCAACACTGGCAATGACCCGGCGTTTCTGCCCGCGGTGCAGGAGCTGGGCAACTGGATTGGCGCCAATGGACACGCGCTGGTATACGGCGGGTCCAAGTCGGGCCTGATGGGCGCGCTCGCCGATAGCGTGCTCGAGGCAGATGGACACGTGACGGGTGTTGAGCCGAGCTTTTTTATCGAGGCCGAGTTTCAACATGACGGTATCGACGACCTTATCGTGACGAGCGATATGGCAGAGCGTAAGGCAAAGATGATCGAGCTTGGCGATGCGTTCATCGCCTTTCCCGGTGGGACGGGTACGCTCGAGGAGATTGCCGAGGTTATGTCCGCGGTATCGTTGGGGCACTTGAGTGCGCCGTGCATTCTGTACAACTTGGACGGTTACTACAATGACCTTAAGGCGCTGCTCGAGCACATGATTGACAAGGGCTTATCGAGCCCACGGCGCCAGCAAGGCATCTACTTTGCCGAGGATTTGCGCGAAATCGCATCAATTATCAACGGATAA
- a CDS encoding chloride channel protein: protein MDKLAKPTNRALFLVSVAVTGALAGAAVWLFFFAMEHGIDYLWTEIPHALGVASPELASGPFGFLPYPFFVCLLGGLLIGLYEKMTGTKTDDLNQVMAKVKQDGRYPYDNLGKLSLAALLPLLFGGSIGPEAGLTGVIAGLCSWVGDRMRRFGAEFRELTLLGTQAALTALFTAPVFGFVAPLAGSADGQGEDADDGSASGEITIKLPKAQKTVVYGIAIAGGLGTYLLLGQLVGGGMGMPRFESAEVGNLELVWLIPLALVGTICGWLYFVSEHASEALSRAIGERPVVKAMLAGLALAICGTVLPYTMFAGETQADVLMETYLTIPAGVLIATGLVKAMLTPALINMGWRGGHFFPVIFSGVSLGYGLAILTGTDPVFCVAVCTASTMGAVMRQPVMVVGLLLMCFPLKGIVCMIIAAAIAAGIPLPKPLRK, encoded by the coding sequence ATGGATAAGCTCGCTAAACCCACGAACCGAGCGCTGTTTTTGGTCAGCGTTGCCGTGACCGGCGCACTCGCGGGTGCCGCAGTCTGGCTGTTCTTTTTTGCGATGGAGCACGGTATCGACTATCTATGGACCGAGATTCCGCACGCGCTGGGCGTCGCTTCGCCCGAGCTTGCCAGCGGCCCGTTTGGCTTTTTGCCGTACCCGTTTTTTGTCTGCCTGCTGGGCGGCCTGTTAATCGGTCTGTACGAAAAGATGACAGGCACCAAGACCGATGATCTCAACCAGGTGATGGCTAAGGTCAAGCAAGACGGGCGCTACCCGTACGACAACCTGGGCAAGCTTTCGCTCGCGGCATTGCTGCCGCTGCTGTTTGGCGGAAGTATTGGACCGGAGGCCGGCCTGACCGGCGTCATCGCGGGCCTGTGCAGCTGGGTCGGCGACCGCATGCGCCGCTTTGGTGCCGAGTTTAGGGAGCTCACGCTGCTGGGTACCCAGGCTGCCCTGACGGCGCTCTTTACCGCGCCCGTCTTTGGCTTTGTGGCGCCGCTTGCCGGTAGCGCCGACGGCCAGGGCGAAGACGCCGACGATGGGTCCGCGTCCGGCGAGATCACCATCAAGCTGCCCAAGGCGCAAAAGACGGTGGTCTACGGCATTGCGATTGCCGGCGGTCTGGGTACCTACCTGCTGCTTGGCCAGCTTGTGGGCGGCGGCATGGGCATGCCCAGGTTCGAGTCCGCCGAGGTGGGCAACCTGGAACTTGTTTGGCTCATTCCGCTGGCGTTGGTCGGCACCATATGCGGTTGGCTGTACTTTGTCTCCGAGCATGCGAGCGAGGCGCTGTCCCGTGCAATAGGGGAGCGTCCTGTCGTCAAGGCCATGCTGGCCGGTCTGGCGCTCGCTATCTGCGGCACGGTCCTGCCCTACACCATGTTTGCCGGCGAGACTCAGGCCGACGTGCTCATGGAAACCTATCTGACCATTCCCGCCGGCGTGCTCATTGCGACCGGTCTTGTCAAGGCTATGCTGACCCCCGCCCTCATCAATATGGGCTGGCGCGGCGGCCACTTCTTCCCGGTTATCTTCTCGGGCGTGAGCCTGGGCTATGGCCTTGCTATCCTCACCGGCACAGATCCGGTCTTTTGCGTCGCCGTCTGCACGGCATCGACAATGGGCGCCGTCATGCGCCAGCCTGTCATGGTTGTGGGCCTGCTGCTCATGTGCTTCCCACTCAAGGGCATCGTCTGCATGATCATCGCCGCAGCCATCGCCGCCGGCATTCCACTGCCCAAGCCGCTGCGCAAGTAG
- a CDS encoding EamA family transporter, giving the protein MSWVAAAFVSAFFAGVTSVLAKCGIKQTDSDIATAIRTCVVLVFAWAMAGISGSIGTIGSIEPRSWLFLVLSGLATGASWICYFKALGIGDVNKVVPVDKMSTVLAALIAIVLFGETSNLAVKLVGTAVITLGTFLMIEKKQSAGPEQQQDRTWLAYALGAAVFAALTSILAKVGIEGVESNLATAIRTCVVLVMSWAIVAAKGKLEQVAHADRRELTFLATSGIATGASWLLYYYAIATGQVSVVVQIDKLSIVVSVLFARLAFNEKLSRRSVIGLALIVLGTAALAIWK; this is encoded by the coding sequence GTGTCGTGGGTCGCAGCAGCATTTGTGTCAGCTTTCTTTGCCGGCGTCACATCTGTCCTGGCCAAATGCGGCATCAAGCAGACTGACTCCGATATCGCGACGGCCATTCGCACCTGCGTGGTGCTCGTTTTCGCCTGGGCAATGGCGGGCATTTCTGGATCCATTGGAACCATCGGCAGCATCGAACCCAGATCTTGGCTCTTTCTCGTCCTCTCGGGACTCGCTACCGGTGCTTCGTGGATCTGTTACTTTAAGGCGTTGGGCATCGGAGACGTCAATAAGGTCGTACCGGTCGACAAGATGAGCACCGTACTCGCCGCACTGATCGCCATCGTGCTTTTTGGCGAGACGAGCAACCTTGCGGTTAAGCTCGTGGGAACCGCTGTCATCACCCTCGGCACGTTTTTAATGATCGAGAAGAAGCAGTCTGCCGGACCCGAGCAGCAGCAAGACCGGACCTGGCTCGCTTACGCCCTCGGCGCCGCCGTGTTCGCGGCGCTCACGTCCATCCTTGCCAAGGTTGGCATCGAAGGCGTCGAGTCAAACCTGGCCACGGCAATCCGCACCTGCGTGGTACTGGTTATGTCATGGGCAATCGTGGCAGCCAAGGGAAAACTGGAGCAGGTCGCGCACGCTGACCGGCGCGAACTCACATTTCTCGCAACATCGGGCATCGCGACCGGAGCATCGTGGCTGCTCTATTACTACGCCATCGCCACAGGCCAGGTGAGCGTCGTGGTGCAGATCGACAAACTATCGATTGTCGTATCAGTACTATTTGCGCGCCTGGCATTCAACGAAAAACTCTCACGACGCAGCGTCATCGGTCTCGCCCTCATCGTACTGGGCACCGCCGCGCTTGCAATTTGGAAGTAG